A window of Anas acuta chromosome 8, bAnaAcu1.1, whole genome shotgun sequence contains these coding sequences:
- the OMA1 gene encoding metalloendopeptidase OMA1, mitochondrial isoform X1, translating to MNIICGLKLPGRSCIFFRLTSLTKQGKYNKLYRPYTGRCQIQVSSIQDRCRRLDSSGNNRNCFLTGSLTDYCRNFLGKGQRCLLNVPKTEVWKSAPHGSGRFCFQSSPLQGEKVTSFQISSAGLRPSHFSAQNIQIASFFHTSPSLQAAPVPLFWIIVKPAQKLFAIILGRSIRNWWKALPPNKRELFKESARRNKWKILLGISSLGVLFVMFYFTHLEETPITGRARLLVFGKEHFRQLSQMEYDMWMEEFKNKMLPETDARYQVVKSVVGHLSESNKDVPQVSALDWVIHVVDEPGVNAFVLPNGQVFVFTGLLNAVSDIHQLSFILGHEIAHAVLQHAAEKASLVHFLDFLSLIFLTMIWAICPRDSLAVVGQWIQSKLQEFMFDRPYSRTLEAEADKVGLQFAAKACVDVRASSVFWQQMELAEAIQGQPKLPEWLSTHPSHENRAEHLDRLIPEALKIRERCNCPSLSGPDPRLIFKLNMQHLLESSKVQETQNSTEQPLSKPKLDFPHTQKVEDMPVTFAVKPTNQ from the exons ATGAATATCATCTGTGGTCTGAAGTTGCCGGGCAggagctgtattttctttcGTTTGACTTCCTTGACCAAGCAGGGGAAGTACAATAAGCTCTACAGGCCTTACACAGGACGTTGCCAAATTCAAGTCAGTTCTATACAAGATAGATGCCGAAGGCTGGATTCGAGTGGAAATAATAGAAACTGTTTTTTGACTGGAAGCTTGACTGACTATTGTAGAAACTTTCTTGGTAAAGGACAGAGGTGTCTTTTGAACGTCCCAAAAACAGAAGTATGGAAGAGTGCACCTCACGGTTCAGGAAGGttttgctttcagtcttctccgttGCAGGGGGAGAAGGTTACGTCCTTCCAAATCAGTTCTGCAGGGCTACGCCCAAGTCATTTCTCTGCTCAGAACATTCAGATCGCCAGTTTTTTTCACACATCACCATCACTTCAAGCTGCACCTGTACCTCTTTTCTGGATTATTGTTAAGCCAGCTCAGAAACTATTTGCTATCATTCTTGGCAG GAGCATAAGAAATTGGTGGAAGGCACTTCCTCCTAATAAACGGGAACTTTTTAAGGAAAGTGCaaggagaaataaatggaagataCTCCTGGGTATCAGTAGCTTAGGAGTTTTGTttgtcatgttttattttactcaCTTGGAGGAGACACCCATCACCGGGCGTGCCCGACTGTTGGTGTTTGGAAAAGAGCATTTTAGGCAGCTGTCACAGATGGAGTATGATATG TGGATGGAggaattcaaaaataaaatgctgcctGAGACAGATGCGCGCTATCAGGTTGTGAAGAGCGTTGTTGGACATTTATCTGAGAGCAACAAGGATGTCCCACAGGTCTCAGCGCTTGACTGGGTTATCCACGTGGTAGATGAACCAGGAGTAAATGCTTTTGTGCTTCCG AACGGTCaagtatttgttttcactgGGTTGCTAAACGCAGTTTCTGATATCCATCAGCTGTCTTTCATTCTGGGACATGAAATAGCTCATGCTGTGCTGCAACACGCA GCAGAGAAAGCCAGTCTGGTTCACTTCTTGGATTTCCTATCACTCATCTTTCTCACTATGATTTGGGCCATCTGTCCTCGTGATAGTTTGGCGGTTGTTGGCCAGTGGATTCAGAGTAAGTTGCAGGAG tttatgTTTGATAGACCATACAGCAGAACGTTGGAGGCTGAAGCTGACAAAGTGGGACTTCAGTTTGCAGCAAAG gctTGTGTGGATGTAAGAGCAAGCAGTGTATTTTGGCAGCAAATGGAATTAGCAGAAGCCATTCAAGGGCAGCCCAAGTTACCAGAGTGGCTCTCCACGCACCCTTCACATGAGAACAGAGCTGAGCACTTGGACCGCCTTATTCCAGAG GCTCTTAAAATAAGAGAGCGCTGCAATTGTCCATCTCTTTCTGGACCTGATCCTCGCCTTATTTTCAAACTTAACATGCAACATCTCCTGGAATCGTCTAAAGTTCAAGAAACTCAAAATTCTACAGAGCAACCTCTCTCAAAACCAAAACTGGATTTTCCTCACACTCAAAAAGTGGAAGACATGCCAGTAACTTTTGCAGTCAAACCTACAAACCAATGA
- the OMA1 gene encoding metalloendopeptidase OMA1, mitochondrial isoform X2 — protein sequence MNIICGLKLPGRSCIFFRLTSLTKQGKYNKLYRPYTGRCQIQVSSIQDRCRRLDSSGNNRNCFLTGSLTDYCRNFLGKGQRCLLNVPKTEVWKSAPHGSGRFCFQSSPLQGEKVTSFQISSAGLRPSHFSAQNIQIASFFHTSPSLQAAPVPLFWIIVKPAQKLFAIILGRSIRNWWKALPPNKRELFKESARRNKWKILLGISSLGVLFVMFYFTHLEETPITGRARLLVFGKEHFRQLSQMEYDMWMEEFKNKMLPETDARYQVVKSVVGHLSESNKDVPQVSALDWVIHVVDEPGVNAFVLPNGQVFVFTGLLNAVSDIHQLSFILGHEIAHAVLQHAAEKASLVHFLDFLSLIFLTMIWAICPRDSLAVVGQWIQSKLQEFMFDRPYSRTLEAEADKVGLQFAAKACVDVRASSVFWQQMELAEAIQGQPKLPEWLSTHPSHENRAEHLDRLIPEDFPLCLEQFGLYTRRTEYASQMITLLNGRL from the exons ATGAATATCATCTGTGGTCTGAAGTTGCCGGGCAggagctgtattttctttcGTTTGACTTCCTTGACCAAGCAGGGGAAGTACAATAAGCTCTACAGGCCTTACACAGGACGTTGCCAAATTCAAGTCAGTTCTATACAAGATAGATGCCGAAGGCTGGATTCGAGTGGAAATAATAGAAACTGTTTTTTGACTGGAAGCTTGACTGACTATTGTAGAAACTTTCTTGGTAAAGGACAGAGGTGTCTTTTGAACGTCCCAAAAACAGAAGTATGGAAGAGTGCACCTCACGGTTCAGGAAGGttttgctttcagtcttctccgttGCAGGGGGAGAAGGTTACGTCCTTCCAAATCAGTTCTGCAGGGCTACGCCCAAGTCATTTCTCTGCTCAGAACATTCAGATCGCCAGTTTTTTTCACACATCACCATCACTTCAAGCTGCACCTGTACCTCTTTTCTGGATTATTGTTAAGCCAGCTCAGAAACTATTTGCTATCATTCTTGGCAG GAGCATAAGAAATTGGTGGAAGGCACTTCCTCCTAATAAACGGGAACTTTTTAAGGAAAGTGCaaggagaaataaatggaagataCTCCTGGGTATCAGTAGCTTAGGAGTTTTGTttgtcatgttttattttactcaCTTGGAGGAGACACCCATCACCGGGCGTGCCCGACTGTTGGTGTTTGGAAAAGAGCATTTTAGGCAGCTGTCACAGATGGAGTATGATATG TGGATGGAggaattcaaaaataaaatgctgcctGAGACAGATGCGCGCTATCAGGTTGTGAAGAGCGTTGTTGGACATTTATCTGAGAGCAACAAGGATGTCCCACAGGTCTCAGCGCTTGACTGGGTTATCCACGTGGTAGATGAACCAGGAGTAAATGCTTTTGTGCTTCCG AACGGTCaagtatttgttttcactgGGTTGCTAAACGCAGTTTCTGATATCCATCAGCTGTCTTTCATTCTGGGACATGAAATAGCTCATGCTGTGCTGCAACACGCA GCAGAGAAAGCCAGTCTGGTTCACTTCTTGGATTTCCTATCACTCATCTTTCTCACTATGATTTGGGCCATCTGTCCTCGTGATAGTTTGGCGGTTGTTGGCCAGTGGATTCAGAGTAAGTTGCAGGAG tttatgTTTGATAGACCATACAGCAGAACGTTGGAGGCTGAAGCTGACAAAGTGGGACTTCAGTTTGCAGCAAAG gctTGTGTGGATGTAAGAGCAAGCAGTGTATTTTGGCAGCAAATGGAATTAGCAGAAGCCATTCAAGGGCAGCCCAAGTTACCAGAGTGGCTCTCCACGCACCCTTCACATGAGAACAGAGCTGAGCACTTGGACCGCCTTATTCCAGAG GATTTCCCCCTCTGCCTGGAACAATTTGGATTGTACACGAGGAGAACAGAATATGCCAGCCAAATGATAACCCTGTTAAATGGGAGACTGTAA
- the OMA1 gene encoding metalloendopeptidase OMA1, mitochondrial isoform X3, which produces MNIICGLKLPGRSCIFFRLTSLTKQGKYNKLYRPYTGRCQIQVSSIQDRCRRLDSSGNNRNCFLTGSLTDYCRNFLGKGQRCLLNVPKTEVWKSAPHGSGRFCFQSSPLQGEKVTSFQISSAGLRPSHFSAQNIQIASFFHTSPSLQAAPVPLFWIIVKPAQKLFAIILGRSIRNWWKALPPNKRELFKESARRNKWKILLGISSLGVLFVMFYFTHLEETPITGRARLLVFGKEHFRQLSQMEYDMWMEEFKNKMLPETDARYQVVKSVVGHLSESNKDVPQVSALDWVIHVVDEPGVNAFVLPNGQVFVFTGLLNAVSDIHQLSFILGHEIAHAVLQHAAEKASLVHFLDFLSLIFLTMIWAICPRDSLAVVGQWIQSKLQEFMFDRPYSRTLEAEADKVGLQFAAKACVDVRASSVFWQQMELAEAIQGQPKLPEWLSTHPSHENRAEHLDRLIPE; this is translated from the exons ATGAATATCATCTGTGGTCTGAAGTTGCCGGGCAggagctgtattttctttcGTTTGACTTCCTTGACCAAGCAGGGGAAGTACAATAAGCTCTACAGGCCTTACACAGGACGTTGCCAAATTCAAGTCAGTTCTATACAAGATAGATGCCGAAGGCTGGATTCGAGTGGAAATAATAGAAACTGTTTTTTGACTGGAAGCTTGACTGACTATTGTAGAAACTTTCTTGGTAAAGGACAGAGGTGTCTTTTGAACGTCCCAAAAACAGAAGTATGGAAGAGTGCACCTCACGGTTCAGGAAGGttttgctttcagtcttctccgttGCAGGGGGAGAAGGTTACGTCCTTCCAAATCAGTTCTGCAGGGCTACGCCCAAGTCATTTCTCTGCTCAGAACATTCAGATCGCCAGTTTTTTTCACACATCACCATCACTTCAAGCTGCACCTGTACCTCTTTTCTGGATTATTGTTAAGCCAGCTCAGAAACTATTTGCTATCATTCTTGGCAG GAGCATAAGAAATTGGTGGAAGGCACTTCCTCCTAATAAACGGGAACTTTTTAAGGAAAGTGCaaggagaaataaatggaagataCTCCTGGGTATCAGTAGCTTAGGAGTTTTGTttgtcatgttttattttactcaCTTGGAGGAGACACCCATCACCGGGCGTGCCCGACTGTTGGTGTTTGGAAAAGAGCATTTTAGGCAGCTGTCACAGATGGAGTATGATATG TGGATGGAggaattcaaaaataaaatgctgcctGAGACAGATGCGCGCTATCAGGTTGTGAAGAGCGTTGTTGGACATTTATCTGAGAGCAACAAGGATGTCCCACAGGTCTCAGCGCTTGACTGGGTTATCCACGTGGTAGATGAACCAGGAGTAAATGCTTTTGTGCTTCCG AACGGTCaagtatttgttttcactgGGTTGCTAAACGCAGTTTCTGATATCCATCAGCTGTCTTTCATTCTGGGACATGAAATAGCTCATGCTGTGCTGCAACACGCA GCAGAGAAAGCCAGTCTGGTTCACTTCTTGGATTTCCTATCACTCATCTTTCTCACTATGATTTGGGCCATCTGTCCTCGTGATAGTTTGGCGGTTGTTGGCCAGTGGATTCAGAGTAAGTTGCAGGAG tttatgTTTGATAGACCATACAGCAGAACGTTGGAGGCTGAAGCTGACAAAGTGGGACTTCAGTTTGCAGCAAAG gctTGTGTGGATGTAAGAGCAAGCAGTGTATTTTGGCAGCAAATGGAATTAGCAGAAGCCATTCAAGGGCAGCCCAAGTTACCAGAGTGGCTCTCCACGCACCCTTCACATGAGAACAGAGCTGAGCACTTGGACCGCCTTATTCCAGAG TAA